Sequence from the Candidatus Methylopumilus planktonicus genome:
ATGGATATCGTTAATACTTCCAATGCCACCTGCTAGCATAATGGGCTTATGAAAACCCTTTACTTCATCATTATGCTTAATTTCTAATGTTCTAAAGTAGCCTGTAATATTAGGCCTGCCGAATTCATTATTGTAAGAAGCGCCACCAATCGGACCATCAATCATAATTTGGAGCGCTGATGATATGCGAGAAGGCGCGCCATAAATCTCTTTTTCCCAGGGCTGAATAAAATCAGGGATGCGTAAATTAGAAACTGAAAATCCTGTAAGGCCGGCTTTAGGTTTTGAACCTCTTCCTGTAGCACCTTCATCTCGAATCTCACCACCTGCACCAGTTGCTGCGCCTGAGAATGGAGAGATTGCTGTCGGATGATTATGTGTTTCCACTTTCATAATAAAGTGAGTTAATTCTTTGTGATCTTCATAAACACCATTTTGATTTGGATAAAAACGATTAACCTTAGCGCCTTCTACAATAGAAGAGTTATCTGAGTAAGCTACAATCGTATTGCCTGGATGAAGCTGATGTGTATTTTTAATCATGCCAAAAAGTGATTTAGATTGTGTCTTGCCATCTATCACCCAATCGGCATTAAATATTTTATGACGACAGTGCTCAGAATTCGCTTGCGCGAACATCATGAGTTCAGCGTCTGTAGGGTTTCTTTTGATGGAAGTAAAATAATTAAATAAATAATCGATTTCGTCTTCAGATAACGCAAGCCCGAGATTTTTATTAAAATCATTTAAGATTTTTTTGCCGCCTTCAAGTATCTCTGCATACTGAATGGGTTTAGGAGGCAAATGAGAAAAGAGAGATTGAGCTTCATTAAGATCAAAAATAGAAATTTCTGTCATACGATCATGAAGTAATACAGAAAGCTGTTTCTTTTCATTATTCGACAATAAAGATTCATCTTTTAACTCAATATAATTAGCAATGGCTCTTTCGATTCGCTTAACGTCATGAAGTCCACAATGGTTTGCAATATCAGTTGCTCTGGAGGCCCATGGCGATATGGTGCCCGGACGTGGAATCGTGATTATGGAATTATGTTTAAAATTTAATGTATGAGCCTTCGGACCATAATGCAGAATTTTTTCTAGAATGGCTTTCTCTGTGCCTATAATTTTTTTCTCACACCATACAATATGAATGTATTCAGAATGAATATCTTTGATTTGACTATTAACTGTTTGAAGCTTTCCAAGAAGTTTTTCTTTTCTAAACTTTGAATAAGCTGGACCGCCAGCGATATGAATAATTTCTTGGCTTTGCATGTTTTGGGTAGTGTTTTAAGACGTTACTTTAAGCTTATAATTTTAACAGAAGCTATTTTTTTAAACCTTGTTAATTTTGACTAAATTAACTAGAAAAATAGAGCGAGGTTTGATAGAAAATAAAACTAAAAACCCAGGCCAGAAGAAGCGCCCAGAAAACTGAATAAATCACAAACGAAAGATTTTTAGATTCATTTTTAAGTGTAGCAATTGTTGAAAGGCAGGGCGTATAAATGAGGGTGAAAATCATAAAACTAATCGCCTGTATTTGGCTAACATTACTGTAAAGGTGATGGGCTAATGCGGAACCTTCTACACCATAAATCACAGCCAATGCGCCAATCACAATCTCTTTGGCAATAAAGCCAAAAATTAAAGCAATCACTAATTGTTCGTTGATGCCAATAGGGTCAAAAATAGGGGATAGCCACTTACCCAGTTGGCCAGAATAGGTAAGCTCACTGGCGATAGGCACATCCATTGGAAAGTGAGTTAACGCCCAAACAAGAAGTACGCCAATGATAATAAATTTGGTAGCGCGCGTTAAAAAATGTTTAATTTCAATCATGCTTCTTTTGACAATCTGATTCAAGGTAGGAAAGCGGTATGGGGGCAATTCAATAATAATAGGCTCTTTATTTTTAAACTGATGTTTGAAGATAAGGGCTGAAATAAAGATTGTAAAAAAGCTTAATAAATAAAGACAGAAAAGAACGAGTGGCCCATATGTAGCGCTAAAGAGAGCCGTGATAATAAATAAAAATACTTGAAGCCTAGCTGAGCAGAGTGAGAATGGAATGACAAACATCGTTAAAAGACGAAGTTCTTTTGTGCGCATAATTTTAGTGCCCATGAGAGCCGGGACATTGCAGCCAAAGCCCATGAGCATCATGACAAAACCTCTTCCATCTAAACCTATTTTTTCCATCAAGGTATCCATCAAAAATGCAGCCCTAGAAAAATAACCACTATCTTCCACGACACTCATAATAAGAAAGAAGAGAATAATGATCGGCACAAAAGCGGCCACTGTGGTCACGCCAAGATAGAGTCCGTCTAAGAGCAGGCTTTCGAAAATGCCATGATGATTTATGAATAGCGGTTCAAGATAATCCAACCTAAAGAAATTAAAGAATTGCGTCATTAAATCTTGAATGGGTTTACCAAGAGTAAAGATAAACTGAAAAATTGAAAATACAATAAAAAAGAAAATAGGTAAGCCCCAATAAGGATCTAGAAAGAGCCCATCTAATTTTTTTGTATTTTTGTCGTTAAGTTTGGTAGGGTATTTAACGGTTAATTTAATTAAAGTCTGAATCGTTTTTTCATTCGATATTAGATCGGATGCGTTCAGTGGTTTAATTTTTTTAATCGGGGTAGAGACTTTTTGATTGATGACCTGGGTACATGCTTTTAAAAGCTCAACCATACCTTCGCCATATTTGGCACTTGTTTTAATAACGGGCGTTTTAAGTTTCTTTTCCAATAACACAGCATCAATAGCAATACCCATTTTCTTTGCTTCGTCATACATATTAAGTGCGAGCACGCAGGGTATATGAAGTTTTTGAAGTTGTAGCAGTAAAGAAAGCTGTCGTTCAATTTGAGTGCTACATAAAACTACAATGGCTAAATCAATCTTATTATTGTTGATAAAGCTTTGCACAATTTTTTCATCTTCAGATAGACCTTGAAGATCATAAATGCCAGGAAGATCAACCAATTCGGCCATATGGCCGCCTAAGAATGTTTTAACTGCATGAAGGTCAACAGTGATCCCAGGCCAATTACCGACACGAGCAGATGAGCCGCTTAAACGATTAAAAAGCGTCGACTTCCCAGTATTGGGCATGCCTAAGAAAGCGATACGTTTCATAGAGCAGCAGAAGTAATATTAATTAGTGATGCTTCATGCTCTCTAATCATGAGTTCGGTTGTATCAATCATGATATGAAAAGGGCCTTTAAATTGAGCTTTCCTTAGAACGGTTATTTTTTTTCCGCGCCGAAGCCCCATGGCATTAAGCCTTTGAATAAGTAAGCGATCCATATTGAGTTTATGGATGATGCCACTTTGGCCTTCTGCTAGCTCTAATAAGGTTGTCATAGATATCTAAATGATAATGATTCTTATTATTATATACAAAAAAGCCTGCATAGCGCAGGCTTTGTGAGGTTTCTGAGGATAACTTCTTTATTTACGGTTATCCACAATCTTCGCTTTTGCTTTGAGATCTAATACAAGCTTATCAAGTTGCTTTTGTTGAAGTGTTTTAGCTAAACCTTCTTTTACTTTATCGAATTCAGGAGCTTGAAGGGCTCTTGTATCTTCCAATTTGATCACATGCCAGCCAAATTGCGTTTGCACAGGCGCTGTTGTGAAGCTACCTTTTTTAAGTGAAGTGAGTGTATCAGCAAACGGTTTAACCATTGAATTAGCTGGGAACCAGCCTAAGTCACCACCTTTATCTTTTGAACCCGAGTCTTTTGATTTGTCCTTAGCGATTTTGCTAAAGTTGCCACCTTTATTCAGTTCAGCAATCACGTCTTTAGCTTCTTGTTCACTTGCCACAAGAATATGTTTTGCATTGAACTCTTGAGTGCCTAAGTCTTTCTTATATTGCTCATACGCATTTTTAATATCAGATTCTGAAATAGGATTTTTTTGAACATAACTTTGTAAGAATGTGTTGTATAACATTTCTTTACGCGCTAGCTCTTCTTTTAAAAGATAGTTTGCATCTTTACTTAAACCTGTTCTTTCAGCTTCTTGGTTAATGAGCTCCATGGCAATCATACGATTCACAATCATACTGTTAAGATTGTCATCCATTTTTTGACCGCGACTTGCAAGGTCTTTTACTACAAAATCGTATAGATTTTTTTTGATAGGCTTTCCATTCACTGAAATATTTAAATCAGCTGCTTGAGCTAAATTTCCAAGCTGGATAAGTAAAACAAAAACGAAGGTTTTGATAAAAGAAAACATAAAGCTCCTTGGTTATTAATATTGAAGAGTGATTCCTTAAGGCAAATCAGCTTTGATACTTAATGCATGAATTTTATGAGGAATTAAATCTTTAAGCGCTTCGTATACGAGGCGATGCCTCATTATCGTTGATTTTCCTAAAAAATGCGAACTAGTAATTTCCAAATCGAAATGACCGCCACCCGTATTACCTTTATGACCTTTATGAAGATCGCTTAAATCTTTAAGGTTTAGATGTGTCGGCTCTAAAAATGCTAGCCTTTCTTTAATGAGATCTTGAAGCATAAATATTTAAGGAAGTGTTTTTCTAAAAGGTTTTACTTCAATAGAAGCGTAAACACCTGAGGTATAAAAAGGATCTTCATGCGCCCAGAGGATCGCTTCATTAAGTGATATAAATTCAGCTACAATCAAACTGCCCGTGAAACCATCTAAGCCTGGGTCGATTGAATCAATGGCAGGGAAGGGTCCTGCGAGTAGAAGTTTACCTTGATCTTGCAGTACTTTAATGCGCGCTAAATGTGCCGGCCTATATGCCGTTCTTTTATCGAGGCTATGTTGATGGTCTTTGGCGATGATGGCGTAAAACATATTATTTACGATTTGCTCTTGATGCTAAAACACCGATAAAGACGGCATAGCACATGATAAGTCCTGTAATGCCAAATAATTTAAAATTAACCCACGTACTTTCTGAAAAATTAAAAGCGACATAAAGATTGAGCGCGCCTAGGACTCCAAAAAATAAAGCAGAAGTGATATTGATTTGGTGCCACGTTTTTTCAGTCAGTTGAATTTGTTTTCCCATAAGATTTTTAACAAGATTATTTTTTTTGAAAAATTGAAAAAATAAAAGTGCGCCTGATAATAGCCAATACAAAATACTAGGTTTCCATTTAATAAAATTTGCATCATGAAGCCATAAAGTAGTGCCACCTAATACACTGATCAATACCGCATTAAATATAAGTAACTTATCCACTCTCTTATGAACGAGCTTGCTATAAATCACTTGGAAGAATGTGGCGCCAATGACGACCAGTGTCGCGGTATAAATGTCTGAAAATTTATATGCAATAAAAAAAAGGATGACAGGAAATAGATCGAATAGAAATTTCATTTGTAAAATTATCCCAAGGCTTCGTTAATTATCTTTGCTAAAGACTATCTGATACTATGGTAGTTCATATTGAAATACTGAATATTCATGATTGATCTTCACTCACATTCTACTATATCTGATGGTTTATTAACCCCAAGCGGTCTTGTTAAGCATGCCCACTCTAAAGGCATTAAAGTACTTTCTTTAACTGACCATGACGATGTTGAAGGTTTGACGGAGGCCGCATCAGAAGCAAAATTATTAGGCATGCATTTAGTTCACGGTGTTGAAATTTCAGTGACATGGAAAAGAGATACGATTCATATCGTAGGATTGAATGTGGACTCTCAAAATAAAACACTACTACAAGGACTTGCTTCTATTAGACAAGGGCGTTTTGAGAGAGCGAAACAAATGGCACATTCACTCGATCAGGTGGGAATTAAAGGGAGCTTAGAGGGGGCATTAAAATATGCAAAATCAGGCATTTTAGGTCGTACCCATTTTGCAAGATTTTTAGTAGAAACAGGGCATGCCAAAGATGTCAAAACCGTATTCAAAAATTATCTCGTGAAAGGTAAGCCAGGTTTTATTGAGCACACTTGGACGAGCTTAGAAAATGCGCTTTCATGGATTCATACAAGTGGGGGTATTGCAGCTATCGCCCACCCTGCAAGATATGATTTAGGTAAAAATAATCTTTTAGCATTTTTAAATGAATTCAAAGAGTTGGGTGGTCAAGGCATTGAAGTTATTTCTGGAAGCCATACGACAGAGCAGTCTTTAAAAATTGCAAAAATTGCAGAAGAATTTGAATTCCTAGCATCCACAGGTTCTGACTATCATGGGCCAGGCATTTCTTACAGGGAGATGGGATCTTTACCAAAAATCCCTGAAACATGCATTCCGATATGGAAAAGTTGGAATGAAGTCAATGCCTTGCTGAACTAAATTTTTTCTTAAAAACACATATTTCTTGAATGAATATAAGAATATTCAAATAGAATGACATTCTATATATGGAAATAAATGAAATACAAAATTACGCCGCATCTGCCCTACCAATAATTTTTGCTATTACCGTTCATGAAGCAGCTCACGGCTATGTTGCAAAGTATTTTGGCGATTTAACTGCATACCATCAAAACAGAATCAGCCTTAATCC
This genomic interval carries:
- a CDS encoding FeoA family protein — its product is MTTLLELAEGQSGIIHKLNMDRLLIQRLNAMGLRRGKKITVLRKAQFKGPFHIMIDTTELMIREHEASLINITSAAL
- a CDS encoding septation protein A encodes the protein MKFLFDLFPVILFFIAYKFSDIYTATLVVIGATFFQVIYSKLVHKRVDKLLIFNAVLISVLGGTTLWLHDANFIKWKPSILYWLLSGALLFFQFFKKNNLVKNLMGKQIQLTEKTWHQINITSALFFGVLGALNLYVAFNFSESTWVNFKLFGITGLIMCYAVFIGVLASRANRK
- a CDS encoding 3',5'-nucleoside bisphosphate phosphatase, which encodes MIDLHSHSTISDGLLTPSGLVKHAHSKGIKVLSLTDHDDVEGLTEAASEAKLLGMHLVHGVEISVTWKRDTIHIVGLNVDSQNKTLLQGLASIRQGRFERAKQMAHSLDQVGIKGSLEGALKYAKSGILGRTHFARFLVETGHAKDVKTVFKNYLVKGKPGFIEHTWTSLENALSWIHTSGGIAAIAHPARYDLGKNNLLAFLNEFKELGGQGIEVISGSHTTEQSLKIAKIAEEFEFLASTGSDYHGPGISYREMGSLPKIPETCIPIWKSWNEVNALLN
- a CDS encoding peptidylprolyl isomerase, which gives rise to MFSFIKTFVFVLLIQLGNLAQAADLNISVNGKPIKKNLYDFVVKDLASRGQKMDDNLNSMIVNRMIAMELINQEAERTGLSKDANYLLKEELARKEMLYNTFLQSYVQKNPISESDIKNAYEQYKKDLGTQEFNAKHILVASEQEAKDVIAELNKGGNFSKIAKDKSKDSGSKDKGGDLGWFPANSMVKPFADTLTSLKKGSFTTAPVQTQFGWHVIKLEDTRALQAPEFDKVKEGLAKTLQQKQLDKLVLDLKAKAKIVDNRK
- a CDS encoding BolA family protein, encoding MLQDLIKERLAFLEPTHLNLKDLSDLHKGHKGNTGGGHFDLEITSSHFLGKSTIMRHRLVYEALKDLIPHKIHALSIKADLP
- a CDS encoding YciI family protein, with the translated sequence MFYAIIAKDHQHSLDKRTAYRPAHLARIKVLQDQGKLLLAGPFPAIDSIDPGLDGFTGSLIVAEFISLNEAILWAHEDPFYTSGVYASIEVKPFRKTLP
- the feoB gene encoding ferrous iron transport protein B, with product MKRIAFLGMPNTGKSTLFNRLSGSSARVGNWPGITVDLHAVKTFLGGHMAELVDLPGIYDLQGLSEDEKIVQSFINNNKIDLAIVVLCSTQIERQLSLLLQLQKLHIPCVLALNMYDEAKKMGIAIDAVLLEKKLKTPVIKTSAKYGEGMVELLKACTQVINQKVSTPIKKIKPLNASDLISNEKTIQTLIKLTVKYPTKLNDKNTKKLDGLFLDPYWGLPIFFFIVFSIFQFIFTLGKPIQDLMTQFFNFFRLDYLEPLFINHHGIFESLLLDGLYLGVTTVAAFVPIIILFFLIMSVVEDSGYFSRAAFLMDTLMEKIGLDGRGFVMMLMGFGCNVPALMGTKIMRTKELRLLTMFVIPFSLCSARLQVFLFIITALFSATYGPLVLFCLYLLSFFTIFISALIFKHQFKNKEPIIIELPPYRFPTLNQIVKRSMIEIKHFLTRATKFIIIGVLLVWALTHFPMDVPIASELTYSGQLGKWLSPIFDPIGINEQLVIALIFGFIAKEIVIGALAVIYGVEGSALAHHLYSNVSQIQAISFMIFTLIYTPCLSTIATLKNESKNLSFVIYSVFWALLLAWVFSFIFYQTSLYFSS